In Neodiprion pinetum isolate iyNeoPine1 chromosome 6, iyNeoPine1.2, whole genome shotgun sequence, one genomic interval encodes:
- the rig gene encoding gem-associated protein 5 isoform X3, producing MITQQKVIGVDWSRANTNIVCCLSTDGFLVIWNVAHNVTQQICLGKVTATCLSCCPHDPDLVAAGTKSGLVYVINVHGNGKIVYKLRGHDTEISSLSWCPVDSNVISGTQAKDSLLASGSKDRSIYVWRAGGDGRYQIVLTLPNTPLDSHQHRSKLGAATGGWTAVCWAAPKLLLSSSSWGELISWDLSINSKPRQGCKLIHAYHARGLFCIANVQGGMEASDTNWRLADTSSIVVWTIAQDRHVVCCQVTAANSEITYNVPTQGGYTYCIAASPLDTSRVAFGVGDAMLRVWNLCEPHENSFDITMLWQKIKGKVMAISWHPQKENLLAFGTGEGRVGVFDTNTSKPPILYRQYHRHTVYTLGWGPEPNGKSTYVLYSCGDGELIYYNPEKPNQEPTSVIKKDCTEFSWKPDYSCLAIGLENGSVSFLNRNLKECGPAIHSLKKSIQCLEWHPESTATDFDLSPLRHQLAVSTIANSIVVLDLSDLATNCTDTAGASTTIKGSLLPKIVSTLMGHTAKIFDLAWSPHISGYLASASCDNTVQVWKTESQELMGTYTGHCGPVYCCMWSPLDPDLIITGSADFTVRIWKVSEQEVRPVAENLLKPKKIRTKKNKHKTEMMGMDQASNLNEVSINGLDDDVSDVTTVENTTTEPEIKESLAMDQIKRKKSKKSTYFPTMAKAASNKASLLSSITEHFERSLSSRLSSVGIGPSQIADNVCDADNTKDSIRESQISSIFGSKEDVIKLLDTEKSVHAKLSQHDTVVEMDLWCDNLKQNLQEATKEKRLNDFLVSLAPSLSYKEWQVTCENYAEQLEFEGNRRKAVSYLLCIHKIERAIQVFVEGKMFKEAYVLAKTKLDTSDPLVDSLLETWAVGAAKEGNFEEAVQCYIKLGNYGEAARLLSRRKDMGSLEVAARLALKSGDEEFSATITEQAVNEALLRADYESIANLIKTFPQILHYQVTVAALKELNGILESCNDGRIWDWLEGNAEHSMLRNLSHCYPNCDHYYTQLLRSFETVGVSKDTQALWVEVGSQIALAITCVDNEKKLRHLVAAADAASRYEASIQSATAVVGRHKNFLIKLLSQLEEKSPMSEDCLFAAKEPSIRKSLRAYLCYGILNWVIDSDTTYLEKEGRQELVISLIENVIRDALAKQTIRHNMMSAEINKLEGTLTISMGKSQKIGNTSDDAQEDVESLMKRLALIRSNREKYLSERLCAPNPVLVYSKAREVVSVLFQGETEEKMTRILMETWTEATS from the exons ATGATT acgCAGCAGAAAGTTATTGGTGTCGATTGGTCAAGAGCCAATACAAACATTGTTTGTTGCCTCAGCACTGACGGATTCCTTGTCATCTGGAATGTAGCTCATAACGTGACACAACAAATTTGCTTAGGGAAAGTAACAGCTACTTGTTTATCCTGCTGTCCACATGATCCTGATTTAGTAGCAGCTGGTACGAAAAGTGGATTAGTCTATGTGATCAATGTACACGGTAATGGCAAAATCGTCTATAAACTACGAGGGCATGATACTGAAATATCGAGCCTGTCGTGGTGTCCAGTAGATTCGAACGTCATAAGCGGTACCCAAGCCAAGGATTCTCTTCTGGCCTCTGGTAGTAAAGACAG GTCTATATATGTTTGGAGAGCCGGAGGAGATGGCAGATATCAAATTGTGCTAACCTTGCCAAATACACCCTTGGATTCTCATCAGCATAGAAGTAAACTAGGGGCAGCAACAGGTGGCTGGACAGCGGTTTGTTGGGCAGCACCAAAATTATTGCTTAGTAGCTCCAGCTGGGGCGAATTGATATCCTGGGACTTGTCGATAAACTCGAAGCCAAGACAAGGATGCAAGTTGATTCACGCTTATCATGCCAGAGGACTTTTCTGTATTGCTAATGTGCAAGGGGGGATGGAAGCAAGCGATACTAATTGGAGGTTGGCAGATACAAGCAG CATCGTGGTATGGACGATAGCTCAAGATCGTCACGTAGTTTGCTGCCAAGTGACAGCAGCCAATTCGGAAATAACATACAATGTTCCAACGCAAGGTGGCTATACGTACTGTATTGCTGCCTCTCCGTTAGATACATCTAGAGTTGCGTTTGGGGTTGGTGACGCAATGCTGAGAGTGTGGAATTTGTGCGAGCCTCACGAAAATAGTTTCGATATCACCATGCTGTGGCAAAAAATAAAGGGAAAAGTTATGGCT aTATCATGGCATCCTCAGAAGGAAAATTTGTTGGCTTTTGGAACTGGAGAAGGTCGTGTGGGTGTGTTTGATACAAATACGAGCAAACCTCCTATTCTGTATAGGCAATATCATAGACACACGGTTTACACCCTTGGCTGGGGTCCAGAACCGAATGGCAAAAGTACTTATGTTCTGTATTCGTGCGGTGATGGGGAATTGATTTACTACAATCCAGAAAAACCGAATCAAG AACCAACTTCTGTTATTAAAAAGGATTGTACAGAATTTTCTTGGAAGCCGGACTACTCGTGTCTTGCAATCGGTCTTGAAAATGG ATCTGTTTCATTTCTGAATCGCAATTTGAAAGAATGCGGTCCAGCAATtcattcattaaaaaaatccatccAATGCCTCGAATGGCATCCTGAAAGTACCGCTACAGATTTTGATCTGTCCCCTCTCCGCCATCAATTGGCTGTGTCAACGATTGCTAACTCTATTGTTGTACTTGATTTGAGTGATCTCGCCACTAATTGTACCGATACAGCCGGCGCATCGACCACGATCAAAGGATCGTTGTTGCCGAAAATTGTCAGTACATTGATGGGACAtacagcaaaaatttttgacttGGCATGGAGTCCGCATATCAGTGGGTATCTAGCATCGGCAAGTTGTGACAACACTGTCCAG GTATGGAAGACAGAATCTCAAGAGTTGATGGGAACTTACACAGGCCACTGTGGTCCTGTATACTGTTGCATGTGGAGCCCCTTAGACCCCGATTTGATAATCACTGGATCCGCAGATTTTACAGTTAGAATATGGAAAGTGTCTGAGCAGGAAGTAAGGCCTGTTGCTGAAAATCTgttgaaaccaaaaaaaataagaacaaaaAAGAACAAACATAAGACAGAAATGATGGGGATGGATCAAGCGAGCAACCTTAATGAGGTTTCAATAAACGGGCTTGACGATGATGTATCTGACGTAACAACTGTTGAAAATACAACAACCGAACCGG aaataaaaGAGAGTCTGGCAATGGATCAGATTAAAaggaagaaaagtaaaaaatccaCGTACTTTCCGACGATGGCGAAGGCTGCGAGTAATAAAGCATCACTACTGAGTTCAATTACAGAGCATTTTGAAAGGTCTTTGTCCAGTCGATTATCCAGTGTTGGAATAGGCCCAAGTCAGATTGCTGATAATGTATGTGATGCAGACAACACTAAGGATTCGATTAGAGAATCTCAAATTTCATCCATTTTCGGAAGTAAAGAAGATGTTATCAAATTACTGGATACGGAAA AATCTGTTCATGCCAAGCTGTCGCAACACGATACGGTCGTTGAAATGGATCTGTGGTGCGATAATCTGAAGCAAAACTTACAGGAAGCAACGAAGGAAAAACGACTCAATGATTTTCTAGTTTCACTCGCACCCAGCCTTTCCTACAA AGAGTGGCAAGTGACATGTGAAAATTATGCCGAGCAACTGGAGTTTGAGGGTAATCGGCGTAAAGCGGTCTCATACCTTTTGTGCATACACAAAATTGAACGAGCTATCCAGGTCTTTGTAGAGGGTAAAATGTTCAAGGAAGCATATGTGTTGGCCAAGACTAAACTCGACACATCGGATCCATTAGTGGATTCGTTATTGGAAACATGGGCAGTTGGCGCAGCTAAGGAAGGAAATTTTGAAGAAGCAGTCCAATG CTACATTAAATTAGGCAACTATGGAGAAGCTGCTCGACTGTTAAGCAGACGAAAAGATATGGGAAGCTTAGAAGTTGCAGCTCGGTTGGCTTTAAAATCCGGAGATGAAGAATTTAGTGCAACCATTACTGAGCAAGCCGTAAATGAAGCACTTTTAAGGGCTGATTACGAATCAATTGCAAACTTGATTAAGACATTTCCACAAATTCTG CACTACCAAGTAACAGTTGCTGCTCTCAAAGAGCTGAACGGAATACTCGAGAGTTGCAATGATGGACGAATTTGGGACTGGCTTGAGGGGAACGCTGAGCACTCTATGCTACGAAATTTATCACATTGTTATCCGAACTGTGatcattattatacacagCTTTTAAGAAGTTTCGAAACTGTAGGTGTTTCCAAGGACACGCAAGcg CTCTGGGTTGAAGTGGGTAGTCAAATCGCTCTGGCAATCACATGTGTTGACAATGAGAAGAAACTTAGACATCTTGTCGCAGCAGCGGATGCAGCATCTCGATATGAAGCATCAATACAATCCGCTACAGCAGTTGTAGGACGGCACAAAAACTTCTTAATAAAGTTGTTGTCACAGTTGGAGGAAAAAAGCCCAATGTCAGAAGATTGCCTATTTGCTGCAAAAGAGCCAAGTATCCGAAAGAGCTTGAGAGCTTATTTATGTTATGGGATTTTAAACTGGGTCATAGACTCAGATACCACATATTTGGAAAAAGAAGGTAGGCAAGAACTCGTTATATCTTTGATCGAGAATGTGATTCGAGATGCACTGGCAAAGCAGACAATTAGACACAACATGATGTCTGCTGAAATCAATAAACTGGAAGGAACATTGACTATTTCCATGG GGAAATCGCAGAAGATCGGAAATACCAGTGACGACGCTCAGGAAGATGTTGAAAGTCTGATGAAACGACTTGCCCTGATTCGAAGCAACAGGGAAAAGTATTTGAGCGAACGACTCTGTGCTCCTAATCCTGTCCTTGTGTACAGTAAAGCACGTGAGGTAGTAAGTGTTCTATTTCAAGGTGAAACCGAGGAGAAAATGACGCGTATCTTGATGGAAACTTGGACGGAAGCTACCTCATAA